Below is a window of Komagataella phaffii GS115 chromosome 1, complete sequence DNA.
TTTGGATGGAAGGACTGGAGCGGGTTCAGCAGTCGTTGAGGAAGAGTCGCTAACTTTTGGGGAGGAATTCTGGGGGGAAACGGAATTACTATTTGGATAAGATGGAGAATGCCCCGTGGAGTTGCCGGATAGACTGGTTCTCTTTTCCAGTAACTGGTCGACACTCTGAGTAGGGAAAACTCGTTCCAACAGATCTTCCAACATTCGTACACGATTTTCCACTTTGGTCAGATGAGCTCTCGTCAACGGAGATCTCACTGTCCTTGGTGAATAAACGCAACTCCATTTGTGGGTGACACATTTGGAACACTTTGGGTATTCCTTAGAACACCTTAATTTGCGCTTACGACAGGAATCGCAAGCTTGTTCGATCAGCATTGGGTTCGGCGATTGATTTGATTCATGGCTGAAGGACGGCATCGACGAAGTGGAAAGGGAGAAGTTAGACTCCGAAGAAATATGATCTATGAGTCTTTCTTTATGATGCATGAGCgattcaaagagaaacacttgaaaaagatcaGCTTTTGTAATTTAATAGTACAGGGAGGGCAAACGGAAAAATTGAGGAATGGATGAACAATTTAAGGATAAAAGCGTCCGTCCATGAATATTAAGTCAGGTGGTTCAGAAGTCTAATGGAGCATGAGTCCTGCGTGCGCGATGGTACccaataaaaagaaaaagctggttgagaaaaaaaaagactcAGCCGCACACTAATCTTTCAGGGGCGTCTGCAATATATGGCAccatttctctttcacAAAAAGCAGCCAAAAGATTCATGCGTATCTCGCAAGAACGTGTCAACTTTGTTATCTGCCGAATCTGAGACATGGAAAGCGCAGACTTTGCTAGTAACACATGTATTATTTAATAACAATAATTTTGGGTAAAATGGAACATTTTCGAAAGAGGGGTTGAATTCCAACACTTCGCAGATGTTCCCGATTGGGctggaaaacttttttgtTTACGATCAGGATATTCCTTTTCCCCTCGTCTCACAAAGTTCAACAGTAAGTCTCTCATCCTACTTCACGCATGcgtaattttttttcagatcGGATAATTTTGGTcacaaaaagaaagtttttcCGGCGTTTATTAAGAAAAATCACGTGAAGCATGGATTATCTCCTGATCGACCCACTTTGACATTTAATTTTTCCTTCGATTAAAGTTCCGTTCTTCCAGCTTAGTCTTGGCCTGACACAAAGATAAAGTTCACCACTGGTTTCTTGggtttcttttcagatgaCAATGCAGATTTAGCCAAGCCTGAGGACTCCGCGAGGATGTTTGCCAATACCAAATCGTCCCCTACAGGTTCTGTTggttccaaaatctttggatCAATGTGTTGATATCCGAGCAGACATTGACGCATTGTTGACACAGCACCTGTCTCCTCTTTTTGTGATAACTGTTTGAAATCCAGAGCTGACATCCAACCATCATCCGTGTCGTCAACGGCCTCCAACGGTTTTGTCTTGCATTCTTCTGCTTCCAAGACGGGAGTCGGATCTCTCAGCCGCCCATTACATAAACATTCCATCAAATCGTGTGTACTACAATTCGTGTCAAGATCTACAGTAAACAAATCTTTGAGATCGTAGTCGTTAAACACATCATCCTTGCTGCTATCATTATCATCCAGGAATTTGTCGCTCagattttgtttcatcaATTGCCTTTGTAGGATCTTTTCGTCAATTGTGCCTTTCGTATACAAACGATAGATAAAGGTGTGCCTTTTCTGCCCGTCTCGATGCACTCTAGCCATTGCTTGAATGTCAACACTGGGATTCCAGTCgttatcaaaaagaattAAGCGTGAGGCTCCAATTAAGTTGAGCCCCACTCCCCCTGCCTTGGAAGAAAGCAACATGATGAATCGATCTTTTTGAGGCGACTCGTTAAAATCTCGTACGATTTTGTCCCGTCCTTTACTCGAACCATCTAGTCGGTGGTATTTCCAATTGTTGTGCTCTATGATTAGCTGAAGTACGTCCAAAGTTTTAGTGAAGTTTGAAACAATCACACACTTCTCATTGGTGGTTTCAAACAGCTTTCGTAAAAGCAGTACTGTTAGCTTGATCTTACCGCTATTGAATCTATTGCCGAGATTGTATCTGGCAAAATCAGGTTCGTCTTTCAGCAGGGAGGGTGAATTGCATATTTTAcgaagaatcaaaattttttgaagaaaaaagtttcTGTCGTTGATCAAGCCAAGCTTGGCTTGGTTAGTTTCAATTATATCCTTGTATAGCTCCTGTTGTAATTCAGTCATTGGAACCATCAGTATCAGTTCAGTTTTTGGCGGAAGGAAATTCGTATTGATGTCTTTAGCTTTTCTCCGTAAGATAAACTTTTGAGTCAATTCAACCAAGGAGTTGGATTTTTCGTTGCCTGCCTTAATGATTTTCCGGTTCAAGCAATTAATTTCCCTGGCTTGAAGAATCGGCCTCATGTAGTCCCTGTTAAAACTAGcaaaatctccaacaaTTCCAGGCTGAacaaaattgatgatattatagaattcattcaaatcaTTTTGGATTGGAGTTCCTGTCAAAATTATTTTACGAGGAATCTGGAAACTAgtcaaacttttcatcacCTTATTGTTTGAGTTCTTCAACCGGTGTCCCTCATCACATACCAACAAATCAACGTTAATTTGGGAAATTTCATTCGTCAACTTTTGCAGTTTTTCATAACCTAAGATCAATATTTGGTACACTCTGGTTCGTCCAAAGTTGATCACACTTCGtttgtcttcttctacaTTTGATGCACTGCTCATTTCCAAAATACTGACCCTATTCATTCCAAGCCACTTTCGaaattctcttttccaattgtgTATCAGAGTAACAGGACACACAACCAGTACCTTCTTCACTGCTGGTCGTTTGTGATCAACCTGGTTTTGTTTAAGTAAAGTCCAAATGAGGGTAATTGTGGTCAATGTCTTTCCAAGTCCCATTTCATCTGCTAATATACATCCTTTATGTGGCAACTCTTTGGAGCCATCCAGACAATTGTAAAGAAATTTCACACCCTCCCTTTGGTGAGGTCTCAAATGTTGGCTGAGCAACGGATCCACTACTACCATTTTAGAAGTCTCCGATTCTTGAGATAGTACAATCGAATGCTCATAATCTGATTTATATGGTGGAGCGCTTTTCTTCTGTGGTTGTCTAGTCACTGAATTTGTCATGGGGCTCTTGAAGGGAAGGGAGGAAGATTTCTTATCTGCTGAAGTTATGGATTCTTTTTCCGAACTAACCTCATGTTCTATTTTTCTATGTTTCTTCGAAGCAGGCTTCACGTCAGAAATCTCGCCATCAAGTTCTATTTCGTAATTGCCTATGGCTATAACACCTTCAagactctttgaagatttggatcTTCTACCCTGTTCTCTTAAGTTGGAACCTCCCAACGGGTCACATTTGAAAATCAACTGGTCTCCCGTAATCACTAAGATCCCATCACCGTCCCAAGTCTTATTCTTCTTGAGGgtcttttttctccatAGAACATTGACGGAGTTCGTAGTCCTTGTTTGTGCAACTTCAGGTGTCCCAGGAGACAAAACTTCtggttttcttttgaaaattttcGCAGGCTGGGCTGGTTTTACTGGTTTATTAGTGGCCTCTTGCATCCTCGGCGGTTTAAACGGCCGATTCATGGGCTTTTTGTACATTGTGGGCTGGCAACAACGGGTATTGACTACGTAATATTTTATTTGTTAATTTAATGCAGATAACGCGTTGATTATGTAAGATGACTCCAGTGAAGAAAGTCGCATGTCATGTGTCAattggagaaggagaaaccTCTTGAAACACTGAGCCAGTGTAAAGATAATACATCAACTTGGATCCGCTTGGGTCTTCCAATGCTTCTTTGTTGACTGAACCGGCGATTCCAATTGGCCCTTTGTCACAGTCGGCACATGTCAGGTAACGTTCTATATGGACTGGAACAGAACCACCATCGATGGTTATACTAAACTCATCATCCATGGAAGTTGGCTTAGAGACTCCAATATTATCAAAAGTCCACATATCATTGACCTGGTAGAACTTTAAGTTCTCGGTGGAACTGTTCAGGGACACCTCTCCATCTGAAAACTGCAAAAGTCTGGGTCCGCCATTTCCTGTGACAGTCTTGATGTTCGTATTCTCGTCATCCGTTTTGATTATTCGGCTTCTACAGGACGAAAAAGGACATCTCAAAATTGTTGTGGGCATGGGTGAATTATTTCGGAAGAATAGAGGACCGGCAATGTCAATGTGTGTCTCCTCGAATTCACGGTGA
It encodes the following:
- a CDS encoding DNA-dependent ATPase — encoded protein: MYKKPMNRPFKPPRMQEATNKPVKPAQPAKIFKRKPEVLSPGTPEVAQTRTTNSVNVLWRKKTLKKNKTWDGDGILVITGDQLIFKCDPLGGSNLREQGRRSKSSKSLEGVIAIGNYEIELDGEISDVKPASKKHRKIEHEVSSEKESITSADKKSSSLPFKSPMTNSVTRQPQKKSAPPYKSDYEHSIVLSQESETSKMVVVDPLLSQHLRPHQREGVKFLYNCLDGSKELPHKGCILADEMGLGKTLTTITLIWTLLKQNQVDHKRPAVKKVLVVCPVTLIHNWKREFRKWLGMNRVSILEMSSASNVEEDKRSVINFGRTRVYQILILGYEKLQKLTNEISQINVDLLVCDEGHRLKNSNNKVMKSLTSFQIPRKIILTGTPIQNDLNEFYNIINFVQPGIVGDFASFNRDYMRPILQAREINCLNRKIIKAGNEKSNSLVELTQKFILRRKAKDINTNFLPPKTELILMVPMTELQQELYKDIIETNQAKLGLINDRNFFLQKILILRKICNSPSLLKDEPDFARYNLGNRFNSGKIKLTVLLLRKLFETTNEKCVIVSNFTKTLDVLQLIIEHNNWKYHRLDGSSKGRDKIVRDFNESPQKDRFIMLLSSKAGGVGLNLIGASRLILFDNDWNPSVDIQAMARVHRDGQKRHTFIYRLYTKGTIDEKILQRQLMKQNLSDKFLDDNDSSKDDVFNDYDLKDLFTVDLDTNCSTHDLMECLCNGRLRDPTPVLEAEECKTKPLEAVDDTDDGWMSALDFKQLSQKEETGAVSTMRQCLLGYQHIDPKILEPTEPVGDDLVLANILAESSGLAKSALSSEKKPKKPVVNFIFVSGQD